In Pyrus communis chromosome 11, drPyrComm1.1, whole genome shotgun sequence, the sequence GTTTAAGCACAAACCTCCGTTTCCTTTGACAGCAGCAAGTGCATCAATAGGAGTCCTAGTCATTACCTTGCTAGTTAGTCATATTTTTTATGCGGCCATAAGCCGAATAGCGAAAGTGGAGGCAGACTATCGTGAGATGATGGAACTCAAAGTTCGTGCAGAAGCTGCTGATGTGGCCAAATCtcaggtgttttttttttcacattaacTATAACAATATCCTATGATTGGAAGGTTCTCTCGTAAAATTGTCTCTGTCCCCGGTCTAAAAAAAAGTCCCAATTGTTTACTTATTCGTATATTATATAATGCTTCTTTATCAACCGGTGGCTGAACATCTCTCTCTTTTGCAGTTCCTTGCAACTGTTTCCCATGAGATCAGGACACCAATGAATGGTGTTTTAGGTAATGTAGAAGTTCTTCAGTGATGCATTCCATATCGTGCAAAACTTTCAAGGTTACATAATCTGATGATATTTTCAATCAAAATCCAGGCATGCTGCAAATGCTGATGGATACCGATCTAGGTCCAAACCAACAGGACTATGCTGAGACTGCTCATGCTAGCGGGAGAGAATTGATATCGCTGATAAATGAGGTTCTTGATCAGGCAAAAATTGAATCAGGCAGGCTGGAACTTGAAACCGTACCTTTTGATTTGCGTTCAGTGCTTGATAATGTTCTCTCACTTAACTCAGGAAAATCTAATGAGAAAGGAATTGAGGTAAAAACAACTTTTAACCTTTGTGTTTGGTGTATTCTTCTGTGGTTGTTACTGATATCAGTTCTTGTGGTTCGGGTTTTGTTTTGGGTGATAAAAAGTTGGCTGCTTATGTTTCCAATATGGTACCTGAAGTTGTCATTGGTGATCCTGGACGCTTTCGGCAGATAATTACAAATCTTGTTGGAAATTCAATTAAGGTTAGATATTTTCTTACTACTGGTTTGGTGATAACAACTTCCCTTTTTTCTGTCTTCTATTGAAATGAAAGGCTACCAGGTGCTAATAGAAATATAATTGAACTTTTACATGGTTAGATCCTCGGTCTCCATGAATTATGCTAAAAGGCAGATTAATCAGATGATTATGCTTAGAACTATCTGCAATGTTGTTTCACTTTTAATACTGTTTACTGGTTTCATTACGTACTCATTATGCTAATTGTCTGCTAATTTGTTTAAACTGTAGTTCACCCATGACAAAGGACACATATTTGTCTCAGTGCATCTGGTGGATGAAGTGAGGGCCCCACCTGATCTTATGGATGAAGTTCTAAGACAAGGCTTGAGCTTAGTTGGAGATGTCTCAAATAAAACTTATAATACCTTGAGTGGCTTTCCTGTTGTCAATAGATGGAAAAGCTGGGAAGGTTTTAAGTCAATACGCAGCACAACTCCGGTGGAATCTGATATGATCAAATTACTAGTAACAGTTGAGGATACAGGTGTAGGAATCCCGTTAGATGCGCAAAGTCGAATTTTCACACCTTTTATGCAGGCTGATAGTTCCACGTCTAGAACTTATGGCGGTACTGGAATAGGATTGAGCATTAGTGAACGTTTGGTAAATCTCATGAGTGGGGAGATAGGGTTTGTAAGCGAACCTGGCACTGGCAGTACCTTTTCATTTACGGGATCTTTTGGGAAGGGAGAAATAAGTTCCCTAGAGACAAAGTGGCACCAGTATGAACCAGCTGTCTCAGAGTTTCAAGGACTGAGAGCATTGATAATAGATAATAAAACCATCCGAACTGAGGTCACGAAATACCATATGCAGAGATTGGGAATATATGTGGATACAGTGTCCTGTCCGGAATCAGCATGCGTTTATCTATCTAGTGCCGGCAACACCAGGTGAATTTTACCTTTTCAATATAGTTTATATTGTAGTTGGTTTTATGTCCTGAAACAAATCATTAAAGACTCAAGGTCTTAACATTTTTCTGTTGCATTTAATTACCATGAACATGATAAAAGGATTTTCCTGCTAGGACTAGAATTCACGGCATCAACCACTTCACAGCTTTACAATTTTCTTCACTCTCTTTCACTTCTCTAAGAAAGTGATTTTGGTACGTGCAGTACATTAAACAACTTTTCTTTAAAGTGATTTGGGACAAGAAAAACTATATACATATTGTCCATACAACTATACAACTTAAATTATACAAGGAAAAAGGTAAGTGGTACTAATAAGATAAAGTTTGACTAATAACAGTAGAACTTGGATTTGATGTTTCTAATGCATCGTTAACTGTCTCTTTGTGCAGTCTTTCCACAGAGTTGGCCATGGTTGTTATTGACAAAGATGTTTGGGATAAAGAAGCTGGTATTATATTACATCATTCAATTAAAGAGCACAGGAAAAACAATGTGGAATCCCTCATAAACCTTCCGAAGATACTTCTCTTGGCTACCTCCATCACCCCTGTTGAACGCAATGTAGTCACATCTTTGGGTCTTGTAGATAAAGTATTGACAAAGCCACTTCGGTTAAGTGTCTTAATCGCTTGCTTTCAAGAAGCCCTTGGAAGTCGTAAGAAGAGGCTTCTAAATGCAAACAAACCAACTCTTGGAAAGTTACTGAGAGAGAGGAGAATTTTGGTTGTGGATGACAATGTAGTAAACAGAAGAGTGGCAGAAGGTGCTTTAAAGAAGTATGGAGCAATTGTCACCTGCGTGGAGAGTGGAAAGGCTGCTTTGTTGAAGCTTAAGCCACCCCACAACTTTGATGCTTGCTTTATGGATCTCCAGATGCCAGAAATGGACGGGTAATCAATCTGCCTGCTTTTCACTCTCTAATCAAAGGGCTCTTTAGCTTGGATTGCATTTTTAACCGTCTATAATTGTGCAGGTTTGAAGCGACTCGGCTCATCCGTGGTATGGAGAGTGAGGTAAATGAGACAATTGCAGCTGGGGAAGCATCAATTGAGATATTTGGCAATGTTGAAAATTGGCACACGCCAATATTGGCTATGACGGCTGATGTGATTCAGGCTTCAAATGAAGAGTGCATGAAATGTGGGATGGATGATTATGTGTCAAAGCcatttgaagaagaacaacTGTATTCAGCAGTGGCACGTTTCTTTGAGTCTGGTTAATCAAGAGGGACTCCCTATTGATGTGGTTTTTCGTGGATTGATGCCATAGTGTCGTGGGCTCTCCAGTTAACACTGAGCCGCCCGGGCCCTGCCATGACCTGGTTGAGAGACAAATTTCCTAACTTCCAACCACGGTAATTTTCTAGCATCTCTCTTCTGCACATGTCAAAATATGTCATAACGCCTGCACCCCGCTGTTTTCAGTTGTTTCAGAAATGGTTTAATCACAACTCGTTTTGCTTCTCTCAGGAATACTGCGCATTAGGCCATGGAGAATGTATTCGTGTACGTGTGTATACTGGGAGACTGGCTGCCATCACTCGTCAGATCAAATACTATATGATCATCTGCCAAGCAAAATAAGAGAAATGGCCTTTGGTACATACCCTCTGCTCTTGTTTGTAGATTAGTGTCTGCCTTCCGCTTCCACCCAAAATTTTTCCCCTCCATTATTTGTATATTCTCCATTGTAGTATGTAGGTCGGGAATAAGAACAATGTAGTGCCAAAATCATCCATTTTTTGAAATCTGATGAGATGAATGAATCTTTCATCTTATCGGTGTTAGTAGAAGGTTGCAAGCTAATAAACCCGACCCCATGAAGGATGAAAGGTTATTTGTTCATTTTATCAGAGTCGATGATGGCTGCTTTGACATTCTACGCGTTGAGGGAGATCGAAGAAAATACGAAAGACTGTTGATAATCGGAGATAGAGAGCGTGTGCGCTTACGAGTTAGGTCTGAGAATGTGGTAGCATTGTGtttcttgaaattttttgtaGAGGTATATACTTGtttttgtgtgtatatattatgTAATGAAGATCATGTTGTAGGGGCATCTTCAGAGTACCACT encodes:
- the LOC137708118 gene encoding histidine kinase 2-like isoform X2; protein product: MYLNCRVFSGFNGRLPFNLDLNKAMEALYGTSCTRRWRGKVLILGLVGFVTIIWGFMSFNDGSLGMREKAPDMGGQKAWILQQHFNISKSQVLAFASLFSESDQITSLECTKEPGPRMMLSNVISCSLKVLCSDEEAENEEAKDQCLVQNENMPKKRDVSLLEGKSVSCITQSTVSANRIFGKDCAKEDLQLLCTLVIRWWWAFVGMIMCYKLSGFSMKLWRNKKQKVVQKVKEQPLPRRKQPEKLQQQAQKPPKVAGTWRTNLLIVFIIFGCITSLWLLCHLRARDHLWREETLSNMCDERARMLQDQFNVSLNHVHALAILVSTFHHGKQPTAIDQKTFGEYTERTSFERPLTSGVAYALKVTHAEREHFEKEHGWTIKKMETEDQTLVQDFITESLASAPIQDEYAPVIFSQETVSHIVSIDMMSGKEDRENILRARATGKGVLTSPFKLLKSNHLGVVLTFAVYNADLPPDATPEQRIQATVGYLGASYDVPSLVEKLLHQLASKQTIVVNVYDTTNASAPINMYGTDVVDTGLLEISNLDFGDPQRKHEMHCRFKHKPPFPLTAASASIGVLVITLLVSHIFYAAISRIAKVEADYREMMELKVRAEAADVAKSQFLATVSHEIRTPMNGVLGMLQMLMDTDLGPNQQDYAETAHASGRELISLINEVLDQAKIESGRLELETVPFDLRSVLDNVLSLNSGKSNEKGIELAAYVSNMVPEVVIGDPGRFRQIITNLVGNSIKFTHDKGHIFVSVHLVDEVRAPPDLMDEVLRQGLSLVGDVSNKTYNTLSGFPVVNRWKSWEGFKSIRSTTPVESDMIKLLVTVEDTGVGIPLDAQSRIFTPFMQADSSTSRTYGGTGIGLSISERLVNLMSGEIGFVSEPGTGSTFSFTGSFGKGEISSLETKWHQYEPAVSEFQGLRALIIDNKTIRTEVTKYHMQRLGIYVDTVSCPESACVYLSSAGNTSLSTELAMVVIDKDVWDKEAGIILHHSIKEHRKNNVESLINLPKILLLATSITPVERNVVTSLGLVDKVLTKPLRLSVLIACFQEALGSRKKRLLNANKPTLGKLLRERRILVVDDNVVNRRVAEGALKKYGAIVTCVESGKAALLKLKPPHNFDACFMDLQMPEMDGFEATRLIRGMESEVNETIAAGEASIEIFGNVENWHTPILAMTADVIQASNEECMKCGMDDYVSKPFEEEQLYSAVARFFESG
- the LOC137708118 gene encoding histidine kinase 2-like isoform X1, with translation MYLNCRVFSGFNGRLPFNLDLNKAMEALYGTSCTRRWRGKVLILGLVGFVTIIWGFMSFNDGSLGMREKAPDMGGQKAWILQQHFNISKSQVLAFASLFSESDQITSLECTKEPGPRMMLSNVISCSLKVLCSDEEAENEEAKDQCLVQNENMPKKRDVSLLEGKSVSCITQSTVSANRIFGKNNLGSVAQDCAKEDLQLLCTLVIRWWWAFVGMIMCYKLSGFSMKLWRNKKQKVVQKVKEQPLPRRKQPEKLQQQAQKPPKVAGTWRTNLLIVFIIFGCITSLWLLCHLRARDHLWREETLSNMCDERARMLQDQFNVSLNHVHALAILVSTFHHGKQPTAIDQKTFGEYTERTSFERPLTSGVAYALKVTHAEREHFEKEHGWTIKKMETEDQTLVQDFITESLASAPIQDEYAPVIFSQETVSHIVSIDMMSGKEDRENILRARATGKGVLTSPFKLLKSNHLGVVLTFAVYNADLPPDATPEQRIQATVGYLGASYDVPSLVEKLLHQLASKQTIVVNVYDTTNASAPINMYGTDVVDTGLLEISNLDFGDPQRKHEMHCRFKHKPPFPLTAASASIGVLVITLLVSHIFYAAISRIAKVEADYREMMELKVRAEAADVAKSQFLATVSHEIRTPMNGVLGMLQMLMDTDLGPNQQDYAETAHASGRELISLINEVLDQAKIESGRLELETVPFDLRSVLDNVLSLNSGKSNEKGIELAAYVSNMVPEVVIGDPGRFRQIITNLVGNSIKFTHDKGHIFVSVHLVDEVRAPPDLMDEVLRQGLSLVGDVSNKTYNTLSGFPVVNRWKSWEGFKSIRSTTPVESDMIKLLVTVEDTGVGIPLDAQSRIFTPFMQADSSTSRTYGGTGIGLSISERLVNLMSGEIGFVSEPGTGSTFSFTGSFGKGEISSLETKWHQYEPAVSEFQGLRALIIDNKTIRTEVTKYHMQRLGIYVDTVSCPESACVYLSSAGNTSLSTELAMVVIDKDVWDKEAGIILHHSIKEHRKNNVESLINLPKILLLATSITPVERNVVTSLGLVDKVLTKPLRLSVLIACFQEALGSRKKRLLNANKPTLGKLLRERRILVVDDNVVNRRVAEGALKKYGAIVTCVESGKAALLKLKPPHNFDACFMDLQMPEMDGFEATRLIRGMESEVNETIAAGEASIEIFGNVENWHTPILAMTADVIQASNEECMKCGMDDYVSKPFEEEQLYSAVARFFESG